One Cololabis saira isolate AMF1-May2022 chromosome 18, fColSai1.1, whole genome shotgun sequence genomic region harbors:
- the LOC133418475 gene encoding uncharacterized protein LOC133418475, which produces MPQLRAAAVLQVALLLSAVPAQYLLSRWGGSTAVQRYHATARLLRMWGELRRSLLNGTAWMEWTDQQLSAAKSWVGLGQEDPRQGYPPVETMIFDNDQEFFGASKTVRSPRPPYVFLRVGEVVMERNGHMVGVVVSWDTELRAPPEWIDKVYSNSENTKSEKTPHYKVLFSGPGPSSLRIAYLPQTQLERITGIRPDIPTLEKYFTHYDGTRFVMQPWLRELFPEDDKA; this is translated from the exons ATGCCGCAGCTCCGCGCCGCCGCCGTGCTGCAGGTCGCGCTGCTGCTGTCCGCCGTGCCCGCGCAGTACCTGCTGTCCCGCTGGGGGGGCTCCACCGCGGTGCAGCGCTACCACGCCACTGCACG GTTGCTGCGCATGTGGGGCGAGTTGAGGAGGTCGTTGCTCAACGGCACCGCGTGGATGGAGTGGACGGACCAGCAGCTGTCTGCAGCCAA GTCTTGGGTTGGTTTGGGGCAGGAAGACCCCCGCCAGGGGTACCCTCCAGTAGAAACTATGATTTTCGACAATGACCAGGAGTTCTTTGGAG CCTCCAAGACCGTGCGCAGCCCTCGCCCCCCATACGTGTTCCTGCGAGTTGGGGAGGTGGTGATGGAGAGGAACGGCCACATGGTGGGGGTGGTGGTGAGCTGGGACACTGAACTGCGGGCTCCTCCAGAATGGATCGACAAAGTGTATTCTAACTCTGAG AACACGAAATCAGAGAAGACGCCTCACTATAAGGTGCTCTTCAGTGGACCGGGACCCTCCTCTCTGAGGATTGCATACCTACCTCAGACACAACTGGAACGGATAACTGGGATACGG CCGGACATTCCCACCCTGGAGAAATACTTCACACACTATGATGGGACGCGGTTCGTCATGCAGCCGTGGCTCAGAGAGCTCTTCCCCGAGGACGACAAGGCTTGA